A DNA window from Vibrio sp. CDRSL-10 TSBA contains the following coding sequences:
- a CDS encoding TIGR02808 family protein: protein MSTLESVIWHVLGYSAMPVIILGGFAAVAVVCVWLLSVTKDKDA, encoded by the coding sequence ATGAGTACATTAGAATCTGTTATCTGGCATGTCCTGGGCTATAGCGCCATGCCGGTCATTATTCTGGGTGGCTTCGCGGCCGTCGCAGTGGTATGTGTGTGGTTACTGTCAGTAACCAAAGACAAAGACGCGTAA
- a CDS encoding NapC/NirT family cytochrome c → MKLLKAFWQRLKSPSKAAVGVVLFMGFAGGLLFWGAFNTGMEATNSEAFCSGCHAPIVAEIQETIHYSNRSGVRAICSDCHVPHEWTDKIVRKVQASKELFSHFIGTIDTPEKFQARRAHLAEREWARLKKNDSLECRNCHQFEYMDFSEQSERSALQHSTALASGEKTCVDCHKGIAHNLPDMHGVEGWQ, encoded by the coding sequence ATGAAATTACTCAAAGCGTTTTGGCAGCGGTTAAAAAGTCCGAGTAAAGCCGCGGTTGGCGTAGTGCTGTTTATGGGCTTTGCCGGTGGTCTTCTGTTCTGGGGGGCATTCAATACCGGGATGGAAGCGACGAACTCAGAAGCTTTCTGCTCCGGATGTCATGCTCCTATCGTGGCTGAAATCCAGGAAACCATACACTATTCTAACCGTTCCGGTGTACGGGCTATCTGTTCGGACTGTCACGTACCGCATGAATGGACAGATAAGATAGTGCGTAAAGTCCAGGCATCAAAAGAACTGTTTTCCCACTTTATCGGCACCATAGATACACCGGAAAAATTCCAGGCCCGGCGGGCTCACCTGGCGGAACGGGAATGGGCGCGGCTGAAAAAGAACGATTCACTGGAATGTCGTAACTGCCATCAGTTTGAATATATGGATTTTTCTGAGCAAAGCGAACGCAGTGCTCTGCAGCACTCAACCGCACTGGCTTCAGGAGAAAAAACCTGTGTCGATTGCCACAAAGGCATAGCCCATAACCTGCCGGATATGCACGGCGTTGAAGGTTGGCAGTAA